Proteins co-encoded in one Waddlia chondrophila WSU 86-1044 genomic window:
- the floA gene encoding flotillin-like protein FloA (flotillin-like protein involved in membrane lipid rafts): protein MQTLLMVGQMSFELYLLLIVLAIVGVILLIILGKFISLWFQAFVSGTPIQFLNIIGMSLRKVPPREIVISRITAYKAGLKQISVSDLETHYLAGGHVSQVVRAMIAADKANIDLDWRQGTAIDLAGRDLQEAINTSVNPKVIDCPSHGGFMTGVAKDGIQVHVRARVTVRTNIQQLVGGATEETIIARVGEGIVSAIGGSDTHLQVLEAPQNISKLVLEKGLDSSTAFLILSIDIVEMKLGENIGAKLRADKAEADMRIFQAEAEKRRAMAVAEEQENKAKVKDMEAKLIEAKSAVPHAIAEAFKEGNLGIMDYYRFQNIQADTEMRTSIAKPEEEGQSSK, encoded by the coding sequence ATGCAAACATTGTTAATGGTTGGCCAGATGAGTTTCGAACTTTATCTGTTACTCATTGTCCTCGCCATTGTCGGCGTGATTTTGTTAATCATCTTGGGGAAATTCATCAGTTTATGGTTCCAGGCATTTGTTTCCGGAACCCCTATCCAGTTTCTCAATATTATCGGGATGAGTTTGAGAAAAGTTCCTCCTCGTGAAATTGTAATTTCAAGGATTACTGCTTATAAGGCAGGGCTTAAGCAAATTTCGGTCTCCGATCTTGAAACGCATTATCTAGCTGGCGGCCATGTCTCTCAAGTGGTTCGCGCAATGATCGCAGCTGATAAAGCAAACATCGACTTGGACTGGAGACAAGGGACAGCCATTGATCTTGCAGGGCGCGATCTTCAAGAAGCGATCAACACCTCGGTCAATCCTAAAGTGATCGATTGCCCAAGCCATGGCGGATTCATGACCGGAGTGGCGAAAGACGGTATCCAGGTGCATGTGCGTGCGCGGGTCACTGTGCGGACGAACATTCAACAATTAGTTGGAGGAGCGACCGAAGAAACCATTATCGCACGCGTAGGAGAGGGGATTGTCAGTGCGATCGGTGGATCGGATACACATTTGCAAGTGTTGGAAGCTCCTCAAAACATCTCCAAGCTTGTGCTTGAAAAAGGCTTGGATTCTTCAACGGCATTTTTAATTTTATCCATCGACATCGTCGAAATGAAGCTGGGAGAAAATATCGGTGCCAAGCTAAGAGCCGACAAGGCCGAAGCTGATATGCGGATTTTCCAGGCTGAAGCAGAAAAAAGACGTGCAATGGCAGTGGCTGAGGAACAGGAAAACAAAGCAAAAGTCAAAGACATGGAAGCGAAGCTGATCGAAGCTAAATCCGCCGTTCCGCATGCAATCGCCGAAGCTTTCAAAGAGGGAAACCTTGGCATCATGGACTATTACCGCTTTCAAAACATTCAGGCCGATACAGAGATGCGCACATCGATTGCAAAGCCTGAAGAAGAGGGGCAAAGCAGCAAATGA
- a CDS encoding NfeD family protein, whose protein sequence is MLPFIWLAIGLLLIFLEFFLPGGVMGTLGALAVVASIVIFALQTDSVALVILYTLGCVVLFILLFRFALWRIRHGEPSKTIYADDAQEGFMASQYDKSLIGKTGIVDTDLKPGGHIIVEEKRHPAISLSGYISKGEKVEVVGGEGESLIVKKEN, encoded by the coding sequence ATGTTGCCATTCATTTGGTTGGCTATCGGCCTGCTGTTGATTTTCTTGGAATTTTTTCTTCCTGGCGGTGTCATGGGAACACTCGGGGCCTTAGCTGTGGTTGCCAGCATTGTCATTTTTGCTTTGCAGACAGATTCTGTTGCTTTAGTGATCTTATATACCTTGGGCTGCGTGGTGCTATTCATTTTGCTTTTCCGTTTCGCGTTGTGGCGCATACGTCATGGAGAGCCGAGCAAGACCATTTACGCAGATGATGCGCAAGAAGGGTTCATGGCATCTCAATATGACAAATCGCTCATTGGCAAAACAGGGATTGTCGATACAGATTTAAAGCCTGGCGGACACATCATTGTTGAGGAAAAACGGCATCCTGCCATTTCTCTAAGCGGCTACATTTCAAAAGGGGAAAAGGTGGAAGTGGTCGGCGGAGAAGGTGAAAGTTTAATTGTGAAAAAGGAGAATTAA
- a CDS encoding NfeD family protein, translated as MKKLLALLILLIANINADLLELEGYLGKDEVASLESSLDALKKENPEKIVILVNSSSGDLGKVLELAKKIYAMKAELGTRVSVYIDQSAVGPAGVVPFLADELYISYFASWGDIPFGSEGAISTNLLRNTVTSFINPKQKHKETLEVIATAMLDPDVKVVEQDGWKIGEEGKVISPQGETLVINHHQMQKLGLVAGVVSPIEFRKNHQSEKKAAVIKQEEKTVESPGLAGQLEKAIHYQGDEENRIGLIHVDDKNAQISQSTWIYIKSALEYYKKRKPSFIILELNTPGGEVFASQKISDALKEIDTQQGIPVVAFINNWAISAGAMLAYSCRFIAVTKDASMGAAEPVFAGEGGKMETAPEKVNSALRTDFANRASFFGRNPDIAEAMVDKDIILVYRHGRVVRLDSEEKIRTKGPAPDEIISAKGKLLTLSAEEMMKYGVADIKLNPVRTDVISDAEREKGEWPASKMLLFQDPFFKNIPHAVVDEYQMDWKTRFLSFLSKPAVASLLFLGMMIGLYVEFNSPGFGLPGSIGLLCLFLIMLSSYALEVANTLEVILLLVGVLFIALDFFLIPTFGILGVMGVLFFFIGLFGMMLPGIESVDFEFDTQTLNAAGEVFVQRLAWLCGSLVLSIIGIALLSRYALPAFAGFTPLILAGSEENKDEGYVSGIDPKTLPQPGVEGVAMTTLRPAGKVEINRKIYDAITPGGYIEKGEPIKVERLDGGVVVVNKRKREE; from the coding sequence ATGAAAAAACTTCTCGCCCTATTGATTCTTCTCATTGCCAACATAAACGCCGATCTCCTTGAACTCGAAGGATATTTAGGCAAAGATGAAGTTGCGTCATTAGAAAGCTCCTTAGATGCTCTGAAAAAAGAAAATCCTGAAAAGATTGTGATTTTAGTCAATTCATCTTCAGGAGACTTGGGAAAAGTGCTCGAGTTGGCAAAAAAAATTTATGCCATGAAAGCTGAATTGGGAACCCGCGTTTCTGTTTATATCGATCAAAGCGCTGTCGGACCTGCTGGCGTGGTCCCTTTTCTTGCAGATGAACTATACATCTCCTATTTTGCTTCTTGGGGAGATATCCCTTTCGGATCGGAGGGGGCGATTTCTACAAACCTGCTTCGCAACACTGTCACCAGTTTCATTAATCCCAAGCAAAAACACAAGGAAACCCTCGAAGTGATTGCCACTGCAATGCTTGATCCAGATGTCAAAGTTGTCGAACAAGACGGCTGGAAAATTGGGGAAGAAGGAAAGGTGATTTCTCCACAAGGAGAAACGCTTGTCATCAATCATCATCAAATGCAGAAGCTTGGCTTAGTTGCAGGCGTGGTTTCCCCAATTGAGTTTAGGAAAAATCATCAGAGCGAAAAAAAAGCAGCAGTCATCAAGCAGGAAGAGAAAACAGTGGAGAGCCCTGGACTTGCCGGTCAACTGGAAAAAGCAATCCATTATCAAGGCGATGAGGAAAACCGAATTGGTTTGATTCATGTGGATGACAAAAACGCGCAGATTTCGCAGTCCACCTGGATCTATATCAAAAGCGCTCTTGAGTACTACAAGAAACGGAAGCCGAGCTTCATTATTTTAGAGCTGAATACTCCTGGCGGAGAGGTGTTTGCTTCGCAAAAAATTTCGGATGCTCTAAAAGAGATCGATACCCAGCAAGGCATTCCTGTCGTGGCGTTTATTAACAATTGGGCAATTTCCGCTGGCGCCATGCTGGCCTATTCGTGCCGTTTTATCGCAGTAACCAAAGATGCAAGCATGGGAGCTGCAGAACCTGTTTTCGCAGGCGAAGGCGGGAAAATGGAAACGGCGCCGGAAAAAGTCAATTCTGCGTTGAGAACAGACTTTGCAAATCGAGCGTCTTTTTTCGGCCGCAATCCCGATATTGCAGAAGCGATGGTCGATAAAGACATCATCTTAGTTTATCGCCATGGCAGAGTGGTCCGCCTGGACAGCGAAGAGAAGATCCGCACGAAAGGGCCGGCTCCGGATGAGATTATTAGCGCCAAAGGCAAGCTTTTAACGCTTAGTGCAGAAGAAATGATGAAATATGGAGTCGCTGATATCAAGTTAAATCCCGTGAGAACAGATGTGATCTCCGATGCTGAGAGGGAAAAAGGCGAATGGCCCGCCTCAAAAATGCTTTTGTTTCAAGATCCTTTCTTTAAAAACATTCCCCATGCAGTTGTGGATGAATATCAAATGGACTGGAAAACACGTTTTCTTTCGTTTTTGTCCAAACCTGCTGTCGCTTCTCTTTTGTTTTTAGGGATGATGATTGGGCTCTACGTCGAATTCAATTCTCCCGGATTCGGCCTGCCGGGTTCGATTGGATTGCTTTGCCTGTTTTTGATCATGTTGTCTAGTTATGCTCTTGAGGTGGCGAATACCCTGGAAGTGATTTTGCTCCTTGTCGGAGTTCTCTTCATCGCGCTCGATTTCTTTCTCATTCCAACCTTTGGCATTTTAGGTGTGATGGGAGTGCTCTTTTTCTTTATCGGGTTGTTTGGCATGATGCTGCCTGGAATTGAAAGCGTCGATTTTGAATTCGATACGCAAACGTTGAATGCGGCAGGAGAGGTGTTTGTGCAGCGGCTGGCTTGGCTTTGCGGGTCATTAGTCCTTTCCATTATTGGCATTGCTCTCTTGAGCAGGTACGCCCTGCCCGCGTTTGCAGGATTTACTCCTCTCATTCTTGCTGGAAGCGAGGAGAATAAGGATGAAGGGTATGTCTCCGGCATCGATCCCAAAACCCTTCCTCAACCAGGTGTTGAAGGAGTTGCTATGACGACCCTTAGACCGGCGGGAAAAGTTGAAATTAACCGCAAGATTTACGACGCGATTACGCCGGGTGGATATATTGAAAAGGGAGAACCGATCAAAGTTGAGCGCTTAGATGGGGGTGTTGTTGTCGTTAATAAAAGGAAGCGCGAGGAATAA
- the hemL gene encoding glutamate-1-semialdehyde 2,1-aminomutase, with translation MSLATSSQQVFSQLKQVVPGGVNSPVRSFKGLDQDPMIVERGIADRIVDADGRIFIDYCMSWGALMHGHAHPQIIEAAAERMKKGTSFGISTEVEEKLASKVVECMDSIEKVRFVSSGTEATMSAVRLARGFTKRPLIVKFSGHYHGHADFFLVKAGSGVHHLSESSSAGIPSEVIKHVASLTFNDIDGVRKFLRDNKVACVILEPIAGNMGVVPSSESFIQMLREETTDQNALLIFDEVMSGFRVGLQGAQGFYGVRPDLTCLGKVVGGGFPVAAFGGRADVMDHLAPDGPVYQAGTLSGNPLAMEGGFQALSMLQKAGFFEEMERKTNLLVEPIEQFLNAHEIPACIQRSGSMFTLFFGRRSVVNHEEAMALDLKQFAHFFRHMYAEGVYLPPSQFEAWFISSVHTDEHLVKTRDLVIDYLDNQLMR, from the coding sequence ATGTCTCTTGCCACCTCAAGCCAGCAGGTTTTTAGTCAGTTGAAGCAAGTCGTTCCGGGGGGAGTCAATTCTCCTGTCCGATCCTTTAAGGGGCTTGATCAAGATCCAATGATTGTCGAGCGTGGAATTGCGGATCGCATCGTTGATGCCGATGGCCGCATTTTTATCGATTACTGCATGTCTTGGGGAGCCTTAATGCATGGACATGCGCATCCGCAAATTATTGAAGCTGCAGCTGAGCGGATGAAAAAAGGAACAAGTTTTGGCATTTCCACAGAAGTTGAAGAGAAGCTGGCCAGCAAAGTCGTGGAATGTATGGACTCTATCGAAAAGGTGCGGTTTGTCTCCTCCGGCACGGAAGCGACGATGAGCGCTGTTCGATTAGCAAGGGGATTTACAAAGCGTCCTCTCATTGTCAAATTTAGCGGCCATTATCACGGTCACGCAGATTTTTTTCTGGTAAAAGCGGGCTCTGGGGTCCATCACTTAAGCGAATCTTCATCTGCCGGCATCCCTTCGGAGGTGATCAAGCATGTGGCTTCTTTAACGTTTAACGACATTGATGGAGTGAGAAAATTTTTACGCGACAATAAGGTTGCTTGTGTAATTTTAGAGCCGATTGCAGGAAACATGGGGGTCGTTCCTTCGTCAGAGAGTTTTATTCAGATGCTGCGAGAGGAAACCACGGATCAGAATGCCCTTTTGATCTTCGATGAAGTGATGAGCGGTTTTCGGGTCGGTTTGCAGGGAGCTCAAGGATTCTACGGTGTGCGGCCGGATTTAACCTGTCTAGGAAAAGTGGTTGGAGGCGGTTTCCCCGTTGCTGCATTTGGCGGAAGGGCTGATGTGATGGATCATCTAGCTCCAGACGGACCAGTCTATCAAGCGGGAACGCTTTCCGGCAATCCACTGGCGATGGAAGGAGGCTTCCAAGCATTAAGTATGCTTCAGAAGGCTGGTTTTTTTGAAGAGATGGAACGCAAGACAAATTTGCTGGTTGAACCGATTGAGCAATTTTTAAACGCCCATGAAATTCCCGCCTGCATTCAGCGCTCAGGATCTATGTTCACCCTCTTTTTCGGACGTCGATCCGTTGTCAATCACGAGGAGGCAATGGCGCTTGATCTTAAGCAGTTTGCCCATTTTTTTAGGCACATGTATGCAGAAGGCGTCTATCTGCCGCCGTCGCAATTCGAAGCGTGGTTCATTTCCAGCGTCCACACTGACGAGCATCTTGTAAAGACACGAGATTTAGTCATTGATTACCTTGATAATCAATTAATGCGATGA
- a CDS encoding autotransporter assembly complex protein TamA → MNIKHLFISLFLLPFFLYGNVEYTVSFRGVKDDELLESLKGSSSLVLLKDHPPKTLSALKQRAESDIGNIVNALHNHALYNAKISFKLHTETPPVHVEYLVTQGPVYPLTFIQISPAHFSLSAKQLGVELGTAATPKKIAEAENVLIEWMNANGYPYAHLVDKEVIADQKSKSISVHFLLKSGPQATFGATTVNGNCKVLESYIRKKIQWVEGEIFDPKKITSTINKINASNLFSLVQITYPEEPPKDGVLPMHIELDEAKHSSIALGLSYSTQRGPGFTVEWENRNVRRIGNRLFFDANILQLTQRAMLEYVIPEFRAENQDLIWTVEAEHDDTEGFNETWVSLSGRIERKLNRYTNYSYGLQYKHLVVTDADTDGVYGLLKAPIHWRWSNANDCLDPTKGMTFYNKLIPTLRMSSTPFLYTIGHFSLSSYLPMNKDQFVLAIRAQFGTIFGTKRHEIPASERLYAGSETTLRGYKYWTVSPLDTNNDPIGGRSLMVYSLEGRWRMNENWGAVLFYDAGNVFESPLPRFDKKMLQSIGVGARYFTPVGPIRMDIAFPLNPRKGIDNSFQFYFSIGQSF, encoded by the coding sequence ATGAACATTAAACATCTATTTATAAGTTTATTTTTACTCCCTTTTTTTCTCTACGGAAACGTCGAGTATACCGTTTCTTTTCGCGGCGTCAAAGATGATGAGCTCTTGGAATCTTTAAAAGGATCGTCCAGCCTCGTCCTCCTGAAAGACCACCCGCCAAAAACATTGTCGGCGCTAAAACAAAGGGCTGAATCAGATATCGGCAATATCGTCAATGCCTTGCACAACCACGCTCTTTATAACGCAAAAATCTCCTTTAAGCTCCATACTGAAACACCTCCTGTCCACGTTGAATACCTCGTCACTCAAGGCCCTGTTTACCCGTTAACCTTCATCCAAATCTCGCCTGCCCACTTTTCGCTTTCCGCAAAACAACTTGGCGTAGAACTTGGAACGGCAGCGACCCCAAAAAAAATTGCCGAAGCAGAAAATGTATTGATCGAATGGATGAATGCCAACGGGTACCCATACGCCCATTTGGTTGACAAAGAAGTGATTGCCGATCAAAAATCCAAGTCCATTTCAGTCCATTTTCTGCTTAAATCCGGGCCGCAAGCAACTTTTGGGGCGACAACCGTTAACGGCAACTGCAAGGTGCTCGAAAGCTACATCCGCAAGAAGATTCAATGGGTAGAAGGAGAAATTTTCGACCCAAAAAAAATAACATCGACGATCAACAAGATCAATGCAAGCAACTTGTTTTCCCTTGTTCAAATCACCTACCCGGAAGAACCGCCTAAAGACGGTGTGCTTCCGATGCATATTGAACTCGATGAAGCCAAACACAGCTCCATCGCTCTTGGTTTAAGCTACTCAACGCAAAGAGGCCCAGGTTTTACAGTAGAGTGGGAAAACAGGAATGTGCGCAGAATTGGGAACCGTCTTTTTTTTGATGCAAATATCCTTCAGCTGACGCAAAGAGCCATGCTGGAATACGTGATCCCTGAGTTCCGAGCCGAGAATCAAGACTTGATCTGGACTGTGGAAGCTGAGCATGACGATACCGAAGGGTTCAATGAAACCTGGGTCAGCCTCTCTGGCCGCATCGAAAGAAAGCTCAATCGCTACACAAACTACTCTTACGGTCTCCAATACAAGCATCTGGTCGTCACCGATGCGGACACCGACGGTGTCTACGGGCTGTTGAAAGCTCCTATTCACTGGCGTTGGAGCAACGCCAACGACTGCCTGGATCCGACAAAGGGAATGACTTTTTACAACAAATTGATCCCGACACTGCGTATGTCAAGCACCCCTTTCCTCTACACGATCGGACATTTTTCCCTTTCCAGCTACCTCCCAATGAACAAGGATCAATTCGTGCTTGCCATCCGAGCGCAATTTGGCACCATTTTCGGCACTAAACGCCATGAAATCCCTGCATCGGAAAGACTTTACGCAGGTTCGGAGACGACATTGCGAGGATATAAGTATTGGACTGTCAGTCCATTGGATACAAATAACGATCCTATTGGAGGCCGCTCTCTCATGGTTTACAGTTTAGAGGGCAGATGGAGAATGAACGAAAACTGGGGAGCTGTTTTATTTTATGATGCGGGAAATGTTTTCGAAAGCCCCCTCCCCAGATTTGATAAAAAAATGCTACAATCCATTGGCGTAGGCGCAAGGTATTTCACGCCGGTAGGACCCATCCGCATGGATATAGCATTCCCTTTGAATCCTCGAAAAGGGATCGATAACAGTTTTCAATTTTATTTTAGCATTGGTCAATCCTTCTAA
- a CDS encoding translocation/assembly module TamB domain-containing protein, protein MKWIKQAIFILFAGFLLFGALLQLDSVRSRMKTFLIESIESGTGYTVQIGQIRLFPSFQMTAKDIVFMDGEVPLAAFNHLHLGIYPLDLLKGKLRFSTLHIEGVDVLNLPKETLKSEGKNSTISMIAIEDFFIEKIHWSIKGINPPDYPISLKGSLIVDQQHDLIYSNFNVFSPQSSGVSGDLRYEKKNGTLLLQQEDGFRASLAFVMDESRGVRVPRFLATWHETTIDGKFSVTQTGGIEDSAFFLSIDDLSQMVPISGALLGEAVISGSINSPKIDLSLSSNQLSGFGQTVEKLKLHLSTSGKGSFSLAFVKNEQDYMFSSALTWDQKTPWFPTQLDLRLPLEKVAQLANWDVADIDGQLLINVRYQNQTLTFKAELLEALVESFSMGSRFINIHGIIEGDLKTLKLVHFTAKDTDNGSYSGNGRIELDQKKNFPFNFVFQLEEAKPFQSDIFKSATSGELTFKGNLSKAILKGDLSGSEARVQIPEKMPESSDSIKVTYINQPEDEPPPTKASIFSLDWPVELDVNYTIADQLTIKGGNLSSTWIGKVNIGGTLDKLKTKGEVKLDKGRFILRGKTFEFVQGAITFNGDPEKNTHLYLSAEMDLIDLTIQVVLNGPILNPSITLTSSPPMSQRAILSWLLFGKGISDINPMEETQLSRSLRSLLDKVGDKPDVLTRMGGVLGLDQVEIGANPGGETGDLTVKVGKYLSEGTYLSISRNISRGKDPDKNTSCFGIETKLGRHFRFRAEGDTETNGRLNLLWKNDY, encoded by the coding sequence ATGAAGTGGATTAAGCAAGCAATCTTTATTCTCTTTGCCGGATTTCTATTATTCGGAGCGTTGCTTCAATTGGACAGCGTTCGCAGCCGGATGAAAACATTTCTCATCGAAAGCATCGAGTCTGGAACAGGGTACACCGTACAGATCGGACAGATCCGCTTATTCCCCTCCTTTCAAATGACGGCAAAGGATATCGTGTTCATGGACGGAGAAGTGCCTCTGGCCGCTTTTAACCATCTCCATCTAGGGATTTATCCTCTTGATTTACTGAAAGGCAAACTCCGCTTCAGCACATTGCATATCGAAGGGGTCGATGTGCTGAATTTACCAAAAGAAACGTTAAAGTCTGAGGGGAAGAATTCAACTATTTCAATGATTGCCATTGAAGATTTCTTCATCGAAAAGATCCATTGGTCGATAAAAGGCATCAACCCTCCCGATTATCCGATTTCGCTTAAAGGGAGCCTCATCGTCGACCAGCAGCATGATCTTATCTACTCCAATTTTAACGTTTTCTCACCGCAATCCTCGGGTGTCTCAGGGGACTTAAGATACGAAAAAAAGAATGGAACACTGCTCCTTCAACAAGAAGACGGTTTCAGAGCATCGCTAGCATTTGTGATGGATGAAAGCAGAGGAGTCCGAGTTCCCCGCTTCTTGGCAACATGGCACGAAACGACCATCGACGGTAAATTCTCTGTGACCCAAACAGGCGGCATCGAAGACTCTGCCTTTTTTCTTTCTATTGACGACTTATCGCAAATGGTTCCGATTTCCGGCGCTCTCTTAGGAGAGGCTGTTATCTCAGGCAGCATAAACAGCCCTAAAATCGATCTATCCCTCAGCAGCAATCAGTTATCCGGATTTGGTCAAACGGTTGAAAAACTTAAGCTTCACCTCTCAACATCAGGCAAAGGATCTTTTTCCCTTGCCTTTGTGAAAAATGAACAAGACTACATGTTTTCAAGTGCTTTGACATGGGATCAAAAAACTCCTTGGTTTCCTACTCAGCTTGATTTACGCCTCCCTCTTGAAAAGGTTGCTCAACTGGCCAACTGGGATGTCGCAGATATCGATGGCCAGCTGCTCATTAATGTGCGTTATCAAAATCAAACACTCACATTCAAAGCAGAACTTTTAGAAGCGCTGGTTGAAAGCTTTAGCATGGGCAGCCGCTTCATCAATATCCACGGCATTATTGAAGGAGATCTCAAGACTTTAAAGCTCGTGCATTTCACTGCTAAAGATACTGATAATGGAAGTTACAGCGGAAATGGCAGGATAGAACTCGATCAAAAGAAAAATTTTCCATTTAATTTTGTCTTTCAGCTTGAGGAAGCTAAACCGTTTCAATCCGATATTTTTAAATCGGCAACATCTGGGGAGCTTACTTTCAAAGGAAACCTTTCAAAAGCCATTTTAAAGGGGGACTTAAGCGGCTCTGAAGCACGCGTACAAATCCCTGAAAAAATGCCTGAAAGCTCCGATTCGATCAAAGTGACTTATATCAACCAGCCTGAAGATGAACCTCCCCCAACCAAAGCTTCAATTTTCTCCCTTGATTGGCCTGTAGAATTGGACGTGAATTATACAATCGCTGATCAATTAACAATCAAAGGAGGCAATCTTAGTTCGACTTGGATAGGAAAAGTGAATATCGGAGGAACTTTGGACAAGCTAAAAACCAAAGGGGAAGTCAAACTGGACAAAGGAAGATTTATCCTCAGAGGCAAAACATTTGAATTTGTTCAGGGAGCCATTACCTTTAATGGCGACCCCGAAAAAAATACTCATCTTTATTTATCGGCAGAAATGGATTTAATCGACCTAACCATTCAAGTGGTGTTAAACGGACCTATTCTCAACCCTTCTATCACCCTAACCTCATCTCCACCGATGTCTCAAAGGGCCATTTTGTCTTGGCTTCTTTTTGGAAAAGGGATATCTGACATCAACCCGATGGAGGAAACGCAATTAAGCAGGTCTCTGCGCTCGCTTTTGGATAAAGTCGGCGATAAGCCTGATGTCTTAACCCGCATGGGCGGTGTACTTGGCCTTGATCAGGTAGAAATCGGAGCAAACCCTGGCGGCGAAACCGGCGACCTGACGGTAAAGGTTGGGAAATATTTATCAGAAGGAACGTATCTTTCTATTTCCCGCAATATCAGCCGAGGAAAAGATCCTGATAAAAACACGAGCTGTTTTGGCATCGAAACAAAACTTGGACGCCATTTCCGTTTTCGCGCTGAAGGCGACACAGAAACCAACGGCCGCCTTAATCTCCTCTGGAAAAATGATTATTAA